The Gallus gallus isolate bGalGal1 chromosome 6, bGalGal1.mat.broiler.GRCg7b, whole genome shotgun sequence genomic interval GCAGCTCTGGAGTAGGGCGGGCAGAGTCAGTCCCCAGGAGGAGAGCCATCCCAGCCAGCCCATCTCCCTTCGTGGCTCTCCTCACGCAGTCCATTTCTCAAGCGCTGCGTCAGGCTGCCTCCCGGGGAGTgagtttctgcagcagctgtgggtgcaggATGCTGCCAGCCGGCTCTTCCAGTCTGCTTCCTGCTGCCGCTCCccaggctgggctgtgcaggcGCCCGTGGCCGTGACTCAGGGGCCGGGAACGTGTTGTGGAGCTGAGCGCGGGGGAGCCAGGGCTCCTGCTCCACCCCACAACATCCTGCAGCATTGGCCAAGCAGGCATCTGCCGCTTCCCTGCCTGTGTCTGCACTCACGTGTCTGGACTGGCCAGGGCGAATGCCTcgcaggcagccccagcagctgagctccagcagtggGTGCTGCCTCGCTGCGGTCAGACTCAGTGGGTTGCTCCacagggggagggggaaggtgTGAGAGCCAGGTGGGTGCACCCAACGGTGTCAGTTCCTCTCACAGTGGGGAATGGTGCATTCTCGCTGTTCAACATGCAGCTGTGACTCCAGGGGCTAACGAATATTGCTGTCTGTTTCTGACAGTGCTGCATCTCGTCCTGTTTTATGAGAACCGGCTGCAAGATCATCACCTCGTGATCCCTTCTGTGCTCCAGGGTCTCCGTGCACTGGTGAGCTCACGCTCCCCTGGCTTGCAGTGTGAGGATGGTTGCAGGGTGATGCTGGGAGGAAAATGGCTTGGAGCAGCTTgtggagcagagcccagctgggCTTACAGCTCTGTGGCACTGCCCTGCCTCGTGCtcctgctgtgcctcctgcaggGGAGTAGAGGCTGCCATGACTTTCTGCTGTTCTGGGGCAAGGATTCTCTGGCTACCCTTTGGGACAGCACTGATGACAGGTGGTTTTCCTACCCCGTCTGTGAGGGTAACAGACTCCCCCCGGGGTAGGAGAGGATCCTGCAGGTGCCTGCTGTGCATTCATTCTTCctattgcttttctcttcctattTCCAGAGCCTGTGTGAAGTGCTGGCCCCAGGGCTAGCAGTCTCTGTGCTCAAAGCCATCTTCCAGGAGGTGCACGTGCAGGTAAGCAATGGGATTTTTCATCCTCCTATCTCTGTTTCATATTCTCTGTCTCTGGGGAAGGTCTGCCAGCATTCTGCACCAGTGCAGCGTAGCGTATCCTTCAGCAGCAATGCAGTGTTCCTGCAGAACTCAGAGCCAGCGTGGCTCACTGCAGAGCAAGAGACAGAAGACAGATGAGGTTCCCATTTGGCCCTTGTCCTCTCTTCTGTCAGCCTTAGGAAGattatttcctttgctctgttCTCCAGACTGTTTAGTGGCCCTAGTTCCCAAATTCTGCTCCATCTTAAGACTGTTTATTCTGGAAGGCCTTGGGCAGCACATGTGGCCCAGGTGTGATTGTAACAGTGTATTCATTCAGCTATGAAGGCAGTCAGTCATGTTCAGGTGCAATTGCACACCCTCCGCGTGGTAAATGGGATCTACGtgccagaaagcagcagtggagCTGCTGAGGGGCCCTGCCTGCTTCTCAAGGGCATGTGCGTACTCCTGGGTGGTGGGGTAGCAATGCTGCCATGTATGGAGGCTTGTTTTGattcctctgctcctccttccagtccctgctgcagcaggaccgCTACACAGTCTACAGCATCATCACCAACttcatggccagcagggaggaaGGTGAGGGCGCAGATGCCAGAACCACGGTGGGGTTGTTAGGGCTAGGAGAATGGCTTGCTTTCTCCTGCTCAGAGCGCTCTGTGGCACTGCCTGGACAAAGCTGGaaggggttgtggggctggggaaaTGGGCTGATTTCATGCAGTGTCGGTGAACTTGGTTTTCCTACACcttctttctgcagagctgaaaggCCTGGGTGCCGACTTCACTTTCGGCTTCATCCAGGTGATGGATGGGGAGAAAGATCCCCGCAACCTGATGGTGGCCTTCCAGATTGTGCGTGATCTCATTGTCAAGAACTATGCCCTGGGTGAGCCTATgtctgctgtgcagagctgagtgGGGGATGTGTTGCTCTTGTTTTTTTGGAGCTGTTGGAGGGATGGCCCTTGGGGTACAAGCAGACCAAGTTGTGTCTGATGTGACTCAGGAGCTGTAGAGCCAGCCTGTCACAGATGTTAGGCTTGGCAGCTGTGTCCCTCTTGCTCAGCATCCCTGATCACCCTCTTCATTTTCTACTTGCAGGTCCCTTTGTGGAGGAGCTGTTTGAAGTGACATCCTGCTACTTCCCTATTGATTTTACTCCAGTGAGTGAGTCTGCTGCATGCTATAGCCTGTTCTTTCTGGTGTTTTCTCAGGGTCTCATGTTCCcttcagggaatggaaggaGAGGGTGGGTGGGCAAGAGTCTTAGCCTGGGTACTGTTGTGCTGTTAGCTGTAGTATCCAGGCTGATGCCAGACTGGCTGTAGAGATGGACGTTGCTGTTGCCTTGCTGGATATGAGATGATGCAGCCTCAGCTGATGGCTGATCTGGGATGTTTCGTGACCTGCTCTCTGTActtctcctccagccccccaacgACCCACACGGCATCCAGAGAGAAGATCTGATCCTTAGCCTCCGTGCTGTACTGGCCTCCACACCACAGTTTGCTGAGGTAGGTAGCAATTTGGGTTCTTGAGCACAGGCTGCATTTCATAATACTGCAACTCTGCAActagtgcagctctgcaggaagtAAACAACTGGGACCAGGAGTCTGTGCAAGGGCACCCCTGTGTCCTGGTACTCCTTGTGTCCCGCCTATCCCTGGGGCTGGACATGTGGAGGGTGCTGCCTGTTGCATGTTTTTCTCTACCTCTGCCTCTCCTGGCAAAGGCTGAAgcttgcagccctgcagggccaTGGATAAAGTGGTACAAAGAGCGGGATGAGTCTTAACCATCTCTTTCTGCAGTTCCTGCTCCCTCTGCTCATCGAGAAGATGGATTCAGACCTGCAAAGTGCCAAGCTTGACTCCCTGCAGACTCTGGTAAGGAGGGATCCACCACTCCCTTCAGCCCACAGCTGGGCAGTGCCAGTAGCAGCCAACCACCTCCAAGCTCCTCTCCTGTATCTGGCAGCCAAAGACTCTCCCTTGCCAAGCCTGGTTTACAATTCCCAGGATCCTATTTAGGCCTGCATcactctttcctctcttctttgcATGCTTCATGCAGTCCAGCTTGAGCCTGCCAGGGTGGGCAGCACCCCTGCTCTCTGTTCCACTggcactgatttttatttagttagttaTTTTTCTCCTGGCTCCTTTTTACAGACTGCTTGCTGTGCCATCTATGGGCAAAAGGAGCTACAGGAATTCCTCCCTAGCCTCTGGTCATCCCTGCGCAGGGAGGTGAGTACTGCAGAGTCCCTGACAAGTGTTCCAGCACAGCTGGACTCCTCCTGAGCAGGAGTTCACAGCCAAACCAGTAAAGCCCCGCATCTCCCACCAGCCCCCACCTGTGGCCTTGGACAGCCCAAATGAAaagtggggttgggggggcagGCTAACCCTGCCAGTGCGTCTGGGGGGCTTGTTGGGTGTGCTTGTTCAAAGCACGCAGGAAGTGATACTGGAGCCTTAGTCCCATCAGCCCATGTTGGGAGCATGAAGCCTGTGGCTGGAATCAGCACTGAGCTTAGCTTACCCCATGGCATCTCTTGCAGGTGTTCCAGACAGCGAGTGAGAAGGTCGAGGCAGAATGCCTCTCTGCATTGCACGCCCTTTCTGCTTGTCTCTCCCGTTCTGTGCTCAGCTCAGATGCCGAGGACCTGCTGGACTCCTTCCTTAGCAGCATTCTACAAGGTAGCTGCCGGGGAGACCTGCCCATCCCTGAGCAGAGTGGCCTGTTGGCACTGCCAGACCTGCAAGCATCCTCCTAGCCAAAGGAGTGATCTGCCCTCATGTTCTCCTTGAAGCCTGTTTCTTCTATTTCTGGCTTTCACAGCTAGAGTtggcttctctgaaagagtatCAGCCgtaggagggaggaggagagggtaCAGTAGGAAATACAAACTGAATGGAGTTGCTTCCCTCTTTGCAGTGGGATGTCCAAAGCTTTGCTGTGTGCctggagctgagagcagcagctctgcctgggaggctgcactgcagctcagagctgtgtcCCAGCAGCACGTCCCAGTCCAGATATCAGCCATGCCCTGCACGTGAGGCAGAGGCAGTTCTGCTGGTGTGGCTAATGCCCAGCCTATCTCAGATTGCAGGCACCATCTGTGTGAACCTGACATGAAGCTGGTGTGGCCAAGTGCCAaactcctgcaggcagcagcaagtGCCTCCCTCCGCACTTACCACCGTCTCACCCACAGCatccttcccctgctgctggagcagtaCAACAAGCATTCACAGGTGAGAGGCACCCTGGGCTTAACAGTcacaggcagcagggctgagtgcACTCTGTGACTCTGTCCAGCTTGGTGAGAGGAAGGGGGCATCAGTCAAAGTGGGTGTCCTTCCCTGGCTGTTGGTGGGCACCCCTGTTTAAACGCCTGGCCTTGTGGTGTTGGGCTGAGATGAGTGACAGAGAGCTGGGTTACACCTTTGtatccctgcagagcagccagagaaggacaatctTGGAAATGCTGCTGGGTTTCCTGGAGTTGCAACAGAAGTGGGGACGTGTAGAAGAAGGTGAGGCTTGCTGGTCTTTCTGGAGGAACCCACACTCCCTTAAGCGTGACCCTGGAAGCTTCTGGCACTGCATTGCCTTCCCTTATGCTGACAGAGAAGAAGAACTCCTTGACTTGGGTGGCTGCATGTGTAGCCTGCCCCAGGATTTTGTGTGATTGGATGTGAAATGGCAGAGCATCAGAAAGTGTCTGTCCGGTGCtgtggtggtggctgtgctgtgacagTGAGATGCAGGCAGTGACTCCATGCTGCTTTCTCCAGATGAGAGTGCTCTGCTGTCGCTCCAAGAGACGATTTGCTCCGTGGTGTTCTCAGCACTCACAGACCCCAATGTGCAGCTCCAGCTGGTCGGAATCAGGGCGCTGACTGTCCTGGGCTCTCTGCAAGGTTGGTGtctgggaaggcagaggggaggtgttgcccttctctgggagctgtgggcagctgcctgtgctgcatgtgGATGCACAGGAGGAGTGGCAGCACTTCTAATTTAGTGTCTGAGCTCCAGGAACGTCTGATTTATCTTGCCTGTTTGTGCTGGGCACCTTGTATCTTTGGAGTTGGTGTGCTGCTGCATTGCTAATAGCGTGGACAAGAACGGGGAAGGATGCTGGCCGGAACACTGGGATCTTTGCCTTTGGCCAAGGGTATGATTCCTCTGTGGCTCTTGTTCCAGGCTTCCTGTCTCCCTCTGACCTGGAGCTGGTTGTGGATCATCTTGTCCGGCTCGCTCTGCATGAGGAAGATTCCCAGAGCAGGTGAGTGCTGGGCTGACACCGCTCCGGTCACTTTGGGAAGAGGAACAAGACCTGGCTCTGCTACAGAGACTGGCTTAGTCTGGGTGGAGGCAATGGAACTGTGTAAAGATCACGTGGGTGTAGAAGCAAAGGGATAAGCCAGGTGGTTTCTGGAATCAGAAAGTCTGGCTCTGTCAAAGCAAGGGACTCTACTGCCTATAGGGTGAAAAAGGCAGAATCCTGAGAAATGGGTTTCTGGTGGTACGTTCTGGCCCAGGTCGTTGCAGCTGGTGCACAAACAGCCCAGAGTTTGCATTGCTTACACCACCtctcctgctctcttccctcctgGCAGTGAAGCAGCGATGGAAGCAGCTGGATCTCTGGCCCCTGTCTACCCAGAAGTTTTCTCTGGGCGCATGGTGCCCAGGCTCGGGGAGGAGCTGCAGTCAGGTAGGGCTGACAGCCTTGCAAAGGGATTAACTTCTGCTATTGGGGTGAAACAGAGAGACTGTGCCATATCGTTCTCCTCATTGAGGAATTCCTAGCACATGTGCTGTGTTGCTCGCACACGGAAGGCTGTGTGTGGGGATCACAAGCAGCCTGCACAGCAGAGACTGCCCAGTCCCAGACAGGACAGGGTGCCTTGGACTTGGCTTGGGCCGGTCTTCTTGTGCTGCTACGCTCCAGCCTGAGCAGTGCAGGGGGGCTGGGGGCCAACCCAACACCCCTCTGAGCTGCATTTCCTCTACAgagcgggaggaggaggaggagggctccCGGGATCTCCGCTCCTTGCGGCAGCGCTGCCTGCAGGCCTTGGCAGCCGTGTCCACACACACCAGCATTGTGAGGGAAACcgtccctgtgctgctgcagcacctccgGAAGGTGCAGAAAGGTAACGCGGCAGGCGGCTCAGTGCAGCACCGCTCTGCGGGAGACGAGgaggggagggctgtgctgccgaCCCCACTGTGTCCTGTAGACGGGGCCATAACCTGATGGCTGCCCTAAGGTGCCGGCCTGGAAATGGGGGTGGGCGCAGCGGCTGTTTGACGCGATGCTGAATGCGCCCTGCAGGGAGCGAGGCCGGGAATGCCCAAAACGTGATCTCAGCGTGCCGGAGCCTGCACCGCGTGgccctgcagtgccagcaggacGCGGAGGGCTGCTGGTACTACCACCGGGCGGTGGTGCCGTGTCTGCTGGCTATGGCCGTGCAGGCTGCCACACAAGGTAAGCGTGCGGCTCGAGCGAGAgagggagcggcggcggcgcgctGGGCTCCCCGGTCCTGCAAAGAGTGCTGCTGCCGCCATCCAACGGCAAACGGCGGCACTGCGGGCCCCTGGCcggaggcagagcagcagtgccccatGACCAACGTGGGTCACGGGGCTGTGCCTGCCTGTGGGCAGTGCCAGTGGGCTCCATCCTTTCCACCTGttgtctgcagagagcagccacCCACTGGTAAGCAAGgcgctgctggaggaggaggtgctGACTGCCATGGTCCCTGTTATCAGCGCTGCCACCACTCACCTTAGCCCTGAGTGAGTAGTGCTGGTGTGGGATGCCGGACACCGTGTCGGGGGGAAGGGCAGGCTGcgtgcctctctgctgctgcacagaggacGTGCTCAGGAGTTCTCTGGTGGCACTCCCAGAGCAGCACATTGCGATGTCTCCTTTCTCTTAGGCTGGCTGCCCAGAGTGTGTCTCATGTGGTGCCCCTTTTCCTGGATGGAGAGGTCTCCTTTCTGCCCCAAAACAGTTTTCCTTGTTCCTTCCAGCCCTTCGAGGTGTGTGGGGTGTTTTTATGGGGCAAGGACAGGATGTTGGCACAAGCTGCCAGCAGGGATCGTGGTGACGTGGGTGCTGTTCTTCCCACACAGGATGGGGAGTGCTTGGAGCCACAGAGACGCCTAGTTTCCCTCCTCATGGCCTTTGTCTGTTCCTTACCCCGCAACGTAAGTTGGTGAGGAGAAGGGTAGGAAGGGCCCTGGCTGAGCACCATCCTGTCCAGATCCATAGAGAGCTCCATGGGCAGAGAAAGGGAGCAGCTGTGGACCTAGTATGAACACACCCCCTGTCTCTCTTAGGTGGTAATTCCTCAGCAGGAACGGTTGCTCCGGGAACTGCTGGCACTGAGTTGCTCCTGCAACTGTCCCTTCACGGCCACCGCAGCTTCCAAGTGCTTTGCAGGGCTGGTGAACAAGCACCCAGCGGGTAAGGGAGCAGGCAGATTGTGGGGGTCCTtgcacagggctggcagggaAATGGCTCGACCCTCCACCTTCTGCGTCCTCAGGTCAGCAGCTGGATGAGATCCTGCAGCTTGCAGTGAACAGGATGGAGCCTGGCCTTGCGGAAGGGCCTCACCGAACGCAGGCACTCACCCTGCTGCTCTGGGTAAGGCTTGTCTGTGGGTAGGAGGGGAGAGCCCCAGGGTGCCCTAGCTGCATGATGCTgactctgctctgcctgcacaggTGACCAAAGCCCTGGTGCTGCGCTATCACCCCCTGAGCTCCCATCTGACAGACAAGGTAGGCAAGAGCAAGGCTGGGCACTCCTGGAGGAGCCTTCCTGTTCCCCCTGCCTCTGGTCAGCAGCCCAAGTTGCCACGGCTCCCTTTTTCAACGCTCTCTTCCTCGCAGCTGCTGGGCCTGCTGAGTGACACAGAGCTGGGCCCCACTGCAGCCGATGGCTTCTCCCTGCTCATGGCTGAGTCCCCAGACGTGCTGCACAAGGGCTGCCACGCCGACGTGCGCATCATGTTCCGCCAGCGCTTCTTCACCGACAACGTGCCCAAGCTGGTGCAAGGCTTCCATGGGGCTGGCGCCGGTGAGCAGTGGGCCCCAGCCTGGCTTCACCACCCAGTGCCCCCTTACCCTGGGGATCTGAGCCAgcatcccctccttccccctgctACTTGTGACCATCTCTGCCTGCCATAGATGTAAAGGCCAATTACCTGAAGAGTCTATCCCATGTGCTCAACCACCTTCCCAAACCCGTGCTGGTGACAGAACTGCCCACGGTAAGAGCCGGCTTCAGCAGGGGGACTGCGGCAGTGCAGCCTGCACAGCAGGGTTACTCACATTTCCCATGTTCTCTCCACCCACAGctgctttccctcctgcttGAGGCCTTGTCCTGCTCAGACCCGCGTAGTACAGCTCTCCACCCTGAGCTGCCTCCAGCCGCTGCTGCTTGAAGCCCCCCAGATCATGAGCCTGCACATCGACACACTGGTCACCAAGTTcctcagcctcacctccagcccCACCATGGTGCGTACAACCCTGTCTGCAACGCCCACCCCTCTCCTGTGTCCCAGCCCCTTCCATCCTTCAATCCTGTCTCTTTCAGGCTGTTCGCATTGCTGCCCTGCGTTGTGCCCATGCACTCACCAGCCTGCCCACAACAGTGGTAAGTGTTCCTGCTTCCTGCTCTTCTTTGTGCAAGTGGGTCCCAGCAGTGGCTGGGGCAGCCAGCACCCTGGAGGGCTCTTGCTGAGAGCAGTAGTTGTCCTCTAGCTGCTCCCGTACAAGGCTCGAGTTATCCGGGCGCTGGCTAAGCCTTTGGATGACAAGAAGAGGTTGGTGCGGAAGGAGGCAGTAGCAGCACGAGGGGAATGGTGAGTGtgtggctggagctgcaggacaGTCAGGGTGTTTAAGACGTGGCTGATGGCAGTCTCTGTCTCCGCAGGTTCCTGGTGGGGAGCCCAGGCAGGTGAGCACCCTGCGTCCCCTCCCTGTGCTTACTGACAATCTAACCAGGACCACCCTGTCAATGCCGCGGACCCAGCTTCCCTCAGAGCCTGGTACTGCCTGGAGCACTAAGGCTGGAGAATGGGgacctgcaggcagcacctcccctgtggCCCCTTCCTGGCCCACTGCCCTCTCCTCTGCACCTagcagagggaaggagctgtgctgcttctggcTTGCCTGTAGCCAGGGACACCGAGGGACAGATTTGCCACCTATGAACTGCAAGGGCAGGCTTGTGCATACgggtgctctgtgcagcacccCACGTGTGAGAGGAATAAACTTGTCTGTTTTGGTAATGCCATGTGGGGTCTCAGTGAAGCCCGGGCTGAGACACCAGTGCCTATGCTAGCTGTCACACAGCTGAAGGGGCTGGGCGCAGGCCCATACTCCTTGCAAGCTGCAATCATAAGACTCCATCAGCCAGCTGTCCCCCCCACCatggaaaagagacaaaaatccttcttaaaaaaaaaccaacacaaaacacCTTTATTGGATGCTCTTAAAAAGTCTCCCTGGGGAATGCTTAGGGGGCAGGTAAGCCATCCTCTGCCCCCTGCCCTGTCACGGAGCCACACCGGGCCCTGTGTTGGCCCATATTGGTGTGTAGTGAAGACAGTACCTTCATCAAGACTGGGGAACAGCAGCTTTGCCCCCTTccccagggctgcctgcagccactgAGGCGCTAATAGAGCAGGCAACCAGGCCTCGACAAAGTTCTATTTCCCAGAGCTCTGGCTCTGGTAAGAGCACCTGCCTTCCACCAGCCACTTGGGCCAAACTGAGCCCTGGCTGGGGAGTGGGTCCCCTGTGCGCTCCCCTGCCAGCGGGGAGAGactgctgcagcacccaggcCTCAGATGGCCAGGAGCGGTGTGCGCTGCTTGGTCATGCAGGgaggcagctcccagctcaggcCTGTTCCATGGGGTAAGTGAGGAGAGGGCAGGAGGACGCGGGTGAGCCAGTGCctgtgggaagaaaagcaaagcctgcagcagaaagctgaagtCGTGGCACCACAGAGTGGAGCCGGGGCTGTTAGGTGCCAGTGAGGTGTGTGAGTCCATGGCCCTCAGCTGCTACAACAGCCTCTCTCTCTTGGGAGAGGCATGCCTGCAGCGGTGCTGGCTCAGCCAGAGATTGCTGCTAGGCGAAGCTGAGGCAGCTGGAGGCTGCACTACAGCTGGGCCCAAAAGTTGGCCTGGGTCCTCTGAGCCCTGTAAAGCTGGTTCCTGGGTCCCAACACCCTTGTGCTTTACCTTGGCACGTCCACTCCCAGAAACACCTTCCAGTTATCCCAGCTGCCGTAACTGTAGGGGTTTCTGAACACCTGTGGGCCAGGGAGATGCACATCAAGTCTGGATCTGGCCAGCCCTCCCACCCCGGGCACTGAGCTTACCTTGCCTTTCTTCTGCAGTCGCTGCCTCTCCTTCTTATTGATGTGCCTCTCAATGCTGGTTTCCCCACGGGTGATGAGAGCAGCATGCCATAGTGTGAGGGCACCCAGGGCCAATGCTACTGAGCTGGGGACAAGCCACAGCAGGTTGCACATAGGTCTTCACCAGTACCATAACTGTGGGGGGCTGAGTCTGTGTTCCTGAGCAAGTGCAAGCGGTTTGATGGCTTTCATCCCATGTGCCAGGGAGCTGAAATCACTTCTCAGGAGCCCAAGAGCTAGCAGGGCAGGGATGTCTGTGCTAGAGCAAAGCAGCCTAGCCCAGGGAAGGTGGCATTCAAGGGacaagcacagcagtgctgcagcggGCCCCACTGCTTCCCCCAGCACACCCCCAACCTCTGTAACCCCATTACCTGCACAGGACCCAGAGGTAGACCACGCTCTTGTGGAAAGCTCGCTGGCGGAAGGTGAAGGTGGGGGGTGGGGTCTGGTAATACGTCTGAAAAAGGACAGAGAGGAGGATGTTACCAGAATGCTTTATAGTGTGAAGCCAGGCAGGGAGTGCAGTGCTCCTTTGATGAAGGAATCAGGCAGTTAGAAAGGACTGGCACCAGAACCAACACAACAGccaaggaggagagggaggcagCCGAAGACAGCCACAAGACAGACAAGGCACCACTGGAGAGCTGGCATATGAGTGACAAGCAGTGCTGGAACTCAGGGAGCAGGTCACTGCACCACATAGGAGATGATGCTCAGGGTGAGATGTGTACatactgctgctgcagcttccccAGGAGAGCAGAGTCTGAGTAGCACATGCCAAACAGTGGCTTGGCCccaatgctgctgctgccaccagccaaAGCCACTGAAAGCTTGGTACATGGGGAAGCAGACCCAAAACTGCTGGAGGCTGcgcctgcagcagagctgcccaggcAGCCCTAGCTTTGTGACTCATGAGACAGGCATGGGGGCTGGTTCTCGCCAAGGGCTGCATTTTGAGAGACTCAGCCcacagggcagctctgctccatgctGCCTGGAGCAGTTGGGGAGCAGGGATGTCCCACCTGGTTGGCAGCCACCTGCAGTCTCTCCTTCTCAAGCAGTTTCATTCTCTAGGGGGACGGAAAACACAGGGCACCAGTTACATGGCTCAGAGGAAAGGGCCCTTCCTCTCAAACCTCACAGGACTAGGGCAGCAGGGACCTcgcaggaggagggagaggagaagcaaaATCAGTAGAACACTAGCGCTGGTTCAGCCTTGTTCTGCAAGCTCAACCTGGGGAGACCAGGCAGCCTCTGAGTATGCCAGCACCTCCTCTCCTGGGGCA includes:
- the MMS19 gene encoding LOW QUALITY PROTEIN: MMS19 nucleotide excision repair protein homolog isoform X1 (The sequence of the model RefSeq protein was modified relative to this genomic sequence to represent the inferred CDS: deleted 1 base in 1 codon), with the translated sequence MAEGAEALAASVRDFVSGQQDGRAAELAAGLKDGSWTILQLVEALGFCLENTDPRTRGRGIQLLSQVLLECHSLLQEKEVLHLVLFYENRLQDHHLVIPSVLQGLRALSLCEVLAPGLAVSVLKAIFQEVHVQSLLQQDRYTVYSIITNFMASREEELKGLGADFTFGFIQVMDGEKDPRNLMVAFQIVRDLIVKNYALGPFVEELFEVTSCYFPIDFTPPPNDPHGIQREDLILSLRAVLASTPQFAEFLLPLLIEKMDSDLQSAKLDSLQTLTACCAIYGQKELQEFLPSLWSSLRREVFQTASEKVEAECLSALHALSACLSRSVLSSDAEDLLDSFLSSILQDCRHHLCEPDMKLVWPSAKLLQAAASASLRTYHRLTHSILPLLLEQYNKHSQSSQRRTILEMLLGFLELQQKWGRVEEDESALLSLQETICSVVFSALTDPNVQLQLVGIRALTVLGSLQGFLSPSDLELVVDHLVRLALHEEDSQSSEAAMEAAGSLAPVYPEVFSGRMVPRLGEELQSEREEEEEGSRDLRSLRQRCLQALAAVSTHTSIVRETVPVLLQHLRKVQKGSEAGNAQNVISACRSLHRVALQCQQDAEGCWYYHRAVVPCLLAMAVQAATQESSHPLVSKALLEEEVLTAMVPVISAATTHLSPELAAQSVSHVVPLFLDGEVSFLPQNSFPCSFQPFEDGECLEPQRRLVSLLMAFVCSLPRNVVIPQQERLLRELLALSCSCNCPFTATAASKCFAGLVNKHPAGQQLDEILQLAVNRMEPGLAEGPHRTQALTLLLWVTKALVLRYHPLSSHLTDKLLGLLSDTELGPTAADGFSLLMAESPDVLHKGCHADVRIMFRQRFFTDNVPKLVQGFHGAGADVKANYLKSLSHVLNHLPKPVLVTELPTLLSLLLEALSCSDRVVQLSTLSCLQPLLLEAPQIMSLHIDTLVTKFLSLTSSPTMAVRIAALRCAHALTSLPTTVLLPYKARVIRALAKPLDDKKRLVRKEAVAARGEWFLVGSPGR